One Oscillospiraceae bacterium genomic region harbors:
- a CDS encoding argininosuccinate synthase has translation MKKNKQDIKKVVLAYSGGLDTSIIIPWLKENYNNCEVVAVSGDVGQGTELDGLEEKALKTGASKLYVLDLKKDYVENYIWPCLKADAKYEDYLLGTSHARPCIAAALADIAKKEHADAICHGCTGKGNDQVRFELTLKALAPEMAIIAPWREWNIKSRDEEIDYAEAHNIPLKINRETNYSKDKNLWHLSHEGLDLEKPSLEPQYNKPGFLELGVSPEQAPDKPTYVKIHFEKGIPTAVDGQEMDGVALIEYLNKLGGANGIGLLDIVENRLVGMKSRGVYETPGGAILYKAHNVLETITIDKEAFHFKESIAQKMGELVYNGQWFTPLREALSAFTDDLQKTVTGDVTLKLYKGNMINAGVTSPYTLYDEQTASFGEDDDYNQADANGFINLFGLPIAERAKLAQNWPAQD, from the coding sequence ATGAAAAAGAACAAACAAGACATCAAAAAAGTCGTTCTGGCATACTCCGGCGGTCTGGATACTTCCATCATCATTCCCTGGCTGAAAGAAAACTATAACAACTGCGAAGTCGTTGCCGTTTCCGGCGATGTCGGCCAGGGCACCGAACTGGACGGCCTGGAGGAGAAGGCCCTCAAGACCGGCGCTTCCAAGCTGTATGTTCTGGACCTGAAGAAGGATTATGTGGAAAACTACATCTGGCCCTGCCTGAAGGCTGACGCCAAGTATGAGGATTACCTGCTGGGCACCTCCCATGCACGTCCCTGCATCGCCGCTGCTCTGGCTGACATCGCCAAGAAAGAGCATGCCGACGCCATCTGCCACGGCTGCACCGGTAAGGGCAACGATCAGGTCCGTTTTGAACTGACCCTCAAGGCCCTGGCCCCCGAAATGGCCATCATCGCCCCTTGGCGTGAGTGGAACATCAAGAGCCGTGATGAGGAAATCGATTACGCCGAAGCCCACAACATCCCCCTGAAGATTAACCGTGAGACCAACTACTCCAAGGACAAGAACCTGTGGCATCTGAGCCATGAGGGCCTGGATCTGGAGAAGCCCTCTCTGGAGCCCCAGTACAACAAGCCCGGCTTCCTGGAACTGGGCGTTTCCCCGGAGCAGGCCCCCGATAAGCCGACCTACGTCAAGATCCACTTTGAAAAGGGCATTCCCACCGCTGTTGACGGGCAGGAGATGGATGGTGTGGCCCTGATTGAGTACCTGAACAAGCTGGGCGGCGCCAACGGCATCGGCCTGCTGGACATCGTTGAGAACCGTCTGGTCGGCATGAAGAGCCGCGGTGTGTATGAGACCCCCGGCGGTGCCATCCTGTACAAGGCCCACAATGTGCTGGAGACCATCACCATTGACAAAGAGGCTTTCCACTTCAAGGAGAGCATTGCCCAGAAGATGGGCGAACTGGTCTACAACGGCCAGTGGTTCACCCCGCTGCGTGAGGCCCTGAGTGCCTTCACCGACGACCTGCAGAAAACTGTTACCGGCGATGTTACCCTGAAGCTGTACAAGGGCAACATGATCAATGCCGGTGTCACCAGCCCGTACACCCTGTACGATGAGCAGACCGCTTCCTTCGGCGAGGATGACGATTACAACCAGGCCGATGCGAACGGGTTCATCAACCTGTTTGGCCTGCCCATTGCAGAGCGTGCCAAGCTGGCCCAGAACTGGCCCGCTCAGGACTAA